The genomic interval TGGCATAGACATTGGTATTTTTAAGGCTCATTCGTTTAGATCTGCAGCTACCTCTGCAGCTTATAATAAAGGGTGTTCTGTAGTAGATATTTTGAAAACTGCAGACTGGAAATCCGATAAGAACTTTTATAAATTCTATTATAGAACTGTGGAAGAGAAAGCAGTGTCATTTAATGACGCTGTATTTGGTAGTAAGTAATTACTATAAACGACTATTTGAAGTTTTTTTATGCAGATTTTGTGTCTAAACAGTTGTGTCAATTTGTTTTAAGTGGGTTGAAACTGCAATGAAAATGTATGTAGTGTTTTGTCCATTAATGGTTTATAAGTATGTTTATTATGACatacatgtttgttatttttgGGCTCGAAGACTTTTGTTTATTTAGTATGTATTTCTTTAGTAAAAGATACATGTACCTAACTGTTACTATTGTGTGTGTCTTTGGTTTTGTTGCTTGATTTAAAGATGCTcagtatacatgtgaaagccgtaggctttacggaaaataatgatccctcatccaagctttagtgaaggatgagggACATTATTTATAGTAAAGCCGGAGGCTTGAGCATGTATACTCCCTCCctttttatgaaattatattaatTGGTCTGAGATAGTTATTAAAAAGATTGTCTATGGTTGATTGGAGTTTATCAACTCTTTTTTCCCTACCCTTTGTGCTCTTGTGCTTTTTTGAAGCAACAAAACTTTGTTTTAAAGAATGGTAAGAAACGGGTTGAACATCCGGGTGAGTCACGTGTTTAAAGCGTtcgtttaaaatgcggatcacttGATATCGTCATCCCGATATGCTCAGTATACATGCTCAAGCCTCCGGCTTTACTATAAATAATGTccctcatccttcactaaagcttggatgagggatcatttttccttatatggctatatttggctaaagtaaaatcttgtttacactctagaggccacatttattgtccaatcttcatgaaacttggtcagaagatttatcccaataatatcttggatgagtttaaaaatggtaacctttgcttgaaaaacatggctgtcaaggggcagggcatttttctttatatggctttatatggctatagtaaaatcttgttaacactctagaggccacatttattgtccaatcttcatgaaacttggtcagaagattcatcccaataatatcttggaagagttaaaaattatgccctttggttgaaaaacatggtcgccagggggcggggcatttttccttatatggctttagtaaaaccttgttaacactctagaggccacatttattgtccagtcttcatgaaatttggtcagaagattggtctcaatgatatcttggatgagttcgaaaattattatgtttgcttgaaaaacatggctttcaagGGGCTGTCTTCATGTAACtcattggtcagaagatttgtcccaaaaatatctggttttctcaggtgagcaactttgggcctttcaggccctcttctTAGATTCATCCTCCAAAATAGATTCCAATATTGGAACAACACAATGTTTTCGTACATCAAACTGCGCCGCACTGTTATTGCTTAAGTACGTATAAATGTTGTATTGCGTCGATGTTTATTTCAACAGTTGCCCAACACGTGCAGACGCCAATTTTCCAGCACcaaaaatataaacagattgtATGATCAGCAAATACTACAATTTTTGGCGATATTATGTGACAGTTCACTCCCTTTGTAAGCGGTTAACATCCTCTTACTTTTTGGAAATTTGGTATGCGAccgaaaagaaaaaaatgtgtaatcaACATTTTTGAAGGGTACTTGATACGCATGCAAAATATTTGTTATgcgtatttacataatttaatttgcgtatttacgcaaatacgcccGCTATCAAGAGTGCTcattaaggccaagttcaaagtTTTAGGTCATTTGTGTGTTGAAAGTAGATTAGCAGATAAACAATTAGAAATCCTTTGTGCCACTACAGAGACCAGATTTCATGACTCAATCTGGACAAAAATCAGAATATGCATCttcacaatatctaggccaagtctaAAAGTGTGTCACATGCATCTTGAAACTATGTCACCAAGTTATATCTTTAACTAAATTCTAACCACTCTAGTAGCAACATTAATGACTAATTCtaaatgaaacttgatcagattGGTGTTGTTGACAATACAAAGTCCATGTTTGATTTtgggtcaagtggggtcaaaCAATAGACCACCAATTGAAGTCTTCCACAATTCATTTGCAGAAACATAGATGAGCCCTTAAGAGCCATGAGGGCCCCTTTTGTTCATTATGAGTTTGTCATTAATTTTGATAGGGCATGAGGCCTACATTCATACACAGAAGAAAGTCAAGTATGAGCTATGATGCAACCAATTATAATAGGATCTAAATGTTTTGGAACTAGTAGAGTCAAAGAAgttgttttataaatgattacatgtttaaaatcaAGTATACTTTTGAAAAATCACTCGAAATTCATCTCCTGCCTTACATAAGATAATAACAAGAATTTCTCTCTTGACTGAAGTATATGGACtttcaatatttgtcaatatacTTGTGATTTGTACGATAAAGGTGCCGAATTGGttgagtgtatgtgtgtatgttctagtccattgttaatttttacaatatttaacaataactatgaTACCACACAATTTTCCAAGTGTTCATACCATTTTGGtgatggggccgggtccctttggattgggaaaatttacGGCTATTTGACTAAAATTTTGAAACTaaagttgttgttttgctaaaaaatgcttaacattgagaatacaagtggtttcagtattatatttactaaggttgaacttatatgaattgaagttgaacaaaatatttagatgtaaaaaaatgtatttatttggaaACCCTCCATAATGGGAATTTTTtagctccattttgggaaaaaacatacTTTTGTTTCCATTGTGAATTGGGCtgattaccggacccgattttgaatgaacaaATACCACActtttgtcatatatatatattaatgaagcTTATGCCATTTTGTGCAAGAAAGGGATTAGTTAATAGGAATAAGGTTCTCAtaatatataacctttaaaaaaagaagaatattatatttaaagcataatttcAACGGATGatgcaaaaacatatttatatttatacttagattgtcattttgtaaaatgatgacaaataaaatatacatagctttatattatacacatgcataccattaATGACATTACTATGGACTGGTAGTATCATTATAACGCACAATGTGTTGTTCATGCAGTGTGGTATGCATTATTTCCCAAGCGCACAGTAGATAgctatataagtatttatttatatatttctattttaacaataatcaatatacatgtagtattgcTTCTAGAAAAGTAACATTGTGAATGAAAGAAACATGCATTGTTATTGGCTGTGCctgtatatttttagctcatctattttttgaaaaaaaattatgagctattgtcatcaccttggcgtcggcgtcggcgttggcgtccggttaagttttgcatttaggtccacttttctcagaaagtatcaatgctattgcattcaaactttgtacacttacttactatcataaggggactgggcaggcaaagttaaataactctggcgtgcattttgacagaattatgtgccctttttatacttagaaaattgaaaattttggttaagttttgcgtttaggtccacttttctcagaaagtatcaatgctattgcattcaaacttggtacacttacttactatcatgaggggactgggcaggcaaagttagataactctggcatgccttttgacagaattatgtgccctttttatacttagaaaattgaaaattttggttaagttttgtgtttaggtccattttattgcttaagtatcaaagctattgctttcatacttgcaacacttactaactatcataaggggactgtgcaggcaaagtaatgtaactctgactggcaatttgacagaattatgtgccctttttatacttaaaaaattgaaaatttggtttagttttgtgtttaggtccactttattcctacagtatcaaagctattgctttcatacttgcaacacttattaactatcataaggggactgtgcaggcaaagtaatgtaactctgactggcatttggacggaattatgggccctttatacttagaaaattgaaaatttggttaagttttatgttttggtccactttacccctaaagtatcatagatatcgctttcatacttggaacactcgcaaactatcataagggtacagtaaaaggacaagttgcataactctggttgtaattttaacggaattatggcccttttttgacttagtaactttgaatatatggttaaattttgtgtttcgatccactttacttcttaagtatcaaggctattgctttcaaacttcaaatactttcatgctatcatgaggttactgtacctggcaagttgaattttaccttgacctttgaatgaccttgactctctaggtcaaattattaaattttgctaaaattgccataacttctttatttatgattagatttgattgatactttgacaaaactactcttacctgacataccacaatagactccacccaaacggttttgaaacggttaaaaaacacaaaaatttatttttattatttaatgtttgaaataccgtccaaccttcgcacccaagaatcctccccccccccacccccccccccccaccccgattttttttttttttcgcatttttggaaaataatgtaccgtatacgtgcgcttataagacgccctcgcttataagacgcaccccgacttcggactttataatgggtggatttgagactgacccgcatgtaagacgcggtcaaattttgccgtattcatcggccggaaaatggccgaaaaatggcagaatgttaaagaaaatcatcaattagtaaaacattgagaatttttcaaacttgcgctgcatacaattagtaatttacgcaagtctgaaaaataaaacaatcaaacaacaaagtaaataatattggttttttttttatgatatatttgtgggttttaatttattttcaagtattattcatgcaataaaaataattatcaaattgacaaaatttctaacaactgcgtattaatcatttgccctaacaattgcaaacaattgcaaacataaaacatattacgttcgtaatatcaatgcacaagcaaaattaatcgtgtcagtcatcttaattgtattgtttgacaggtattgaaacctaataggcagatattttgaaagcgtttagttttattacctagattatgcaaattttacgcccattgtctatcaacaataggtaacgcctactttcataaaattagccaatcgcgtaaTAGAGTGATAGACTTcgaagcgcagatcgaaatcacgtgtcaagaagaaagccatatgcggataattgcatgtggtcgctctttgctcccgtcgttggcccctaataaataatgtgtcatcggTATTAGTGGttcgtctgaataaacgtgtttatttaacaattgacagttgcaaactggtaacttatttcagaggataccctaattgccaattatgtcttaattgaaaattaacgacgtggaacaaagacgatcaggtgatacaaacttgtcaaatagcagcgtaatcggcagcgtgtttactgagaattgattttgctgttgttttaagcatgttggcatcgtgttgccgcttacacacgtaaactataatggccaatttatatggcatttaacgacgtcgcgcgcagacaatcaggtgataaaaacttttcaagaataatcacggacaatataacgtcttacgccccaaaaataacaaaattcaaattaaaaataatagacaacaaaatcagtaacaatacattttataacaaataaatcggtaactgaacatagcgttccgatacacggtacgggccaatacagactttagagaaaatgcaaatggctgccgcgatgattcaaaacaactgacaagtgtccaacttggctagcataagcccagtaaactcgatatatctcgcttataagacgcgaccccaactgtaacttattaatttaagtctcaaaaatgcgtcttataagcgcacgtatacggtaataaatgtccacacccttacactatacacccctcttcactccaccccacccctccctcctttgtgattgaaaatgagagtcctttcacctttaaaaagaaaatagatgagcggtctgcacccgcaaggcggtgctcttgttttttgttataatggccctttaaacttgtattataattaaaataattaagggACTAGTGTTTTGTATTTTTCCAGTTGATAACTATTATATCACTTACTGTCtaccatgtttttttgttttgttttcagacgATGTTTACAAGTAACTCCATTACCTCTGGCTGCCACAGGGAAGTCAACCGACTTCAAGAACCTCTCTGTCAGTACGGAAAATGCTCTTTCACAACTAAAATATTATGAGACATATCAGAAGGACAGAATGAAGTCTCTTAAGGTTTCATACAAAGAACATGAGAGTCTTATTGTTGATGGTTTGCGTCTGGAAATAATGTCGTTTTTACTCCAATGTGAAACCAGCACAGTTAATAGAACACACGAACATATGCAATACACAGTCATTGACATGCGTGagaaaatcaaatatttattagcagATTTTGAGAAAAGCACTATTAAGGAGAAGAAAGAAGAGCTAAACCTGAAACAAGCTCCTCTCAAGGTTGTGACAAACAGCTGCATCAGGCTTCACTATGAATTGTTCCATCTCCATGTAGCCATACCGAAAGTACTGGATAAACCTGAACTCTCTTTTATTGCCAGTACAAAATGTctggaaaatatacaacaatctgatatatttataaaagagaaCTTTTCAAACAAGGTTTTCACTGTGAATGggaagtctgtgcacaatgtAAAAATGCCAAGTGATTCATTTACATGCGATATCTTAGCAGTATGTGCTCTCCCAAATGGACAGGTCCTGGTTGCAGACAGATTTAATGTTAAAGTCAAGCTTCTGAACCAGCTGTACCGTGTGGTGAGCCACTTGGATGTGAAGCAAAAGCAACTGGGCATGTGTCttatcacacccagtgaggttgcagtggctgggcatgatgaggtccagtttatcacagtaagCCATAGCCAACTCGCTAAAGGCAGGAAGCTTAAGTTACAATATAGATGTTGTGGTATCGCCCACCACCAGGGTGACCTATATATCTGCTCTCCTACTGCTCTGTACAAGTTCACATTGAGTGGCAAACTGGTCTGCAGACTCTTTGAAGATACATCAGCTGAttatacaggtaagaatcatggtggattCATCTTAATAACATGTGTGATATGTACAGAGATTTTCTAGCTATTTTAGGAAaaagagtctggtcaaattgatatttttaaaatcaataaaatggcacatTGGGGAATTTCGTTATCGACTAAATGGACCGATTTTTTCTTAACAACAAATATTCGGTCTTTTCGAAACTAAGGGCaaacaagagttgtctcgcattcaggtaggtatcgggtaacaagtaaacgaACCAAACGAAAACAAGTTATGCATCTCAGCtctctgaaatcgtaatatttactgttcatttcaatttacataattatacagttatttctttattgattgaTAAACTTATATACTAGTTTGTGTACATCAGTATTTTAATGCTGTATTGCCATATAACTTTGCAACCAAAAGCTCTTCATCAGTAAAAGTTTAGCACCACTGATAATTAAGCTTTTTGCttttaaaactgtgcctgttgcattattcaattgattcccaacatttattacgttcctgtcaagtatttcattgattcattcacctcagtaatgtgggtttattttaaatattgattgatattcttctgtcactgtcacacttgactatcagtttctgaaagaaaaattgttttaacagcaatttcataccagttaactttattttcttgattttagGATAAATACATTatgatgttttttaactgattttttgttttaaatatcttctttataatactgtgtgagagtgttgtgtTTGGTCATAGTTCAgagttgtgttgtttattttgaatgtccACTGACAAACTTAATTGACGGGGTTCTTCTTCGAATACAGCACTCCTTTTAGCACTCTCGTGCACTATggttcattacattcacctctgtcgtGGGCTCACGGACTACTTTCTACCGCACGTGACTTTTAGTCACATGATTATAGTCGCATATtcaaaatggccgcgcccatcggctttgctttatctgatagtatttgaagtttacaacTGGGCACGtgctattaaattttattttatgcacatatttaactaaatgaatatattgcaatattaacaatgagtcaaagctgtatatctgtattagaaaataatataaaattatacagaAGCATCAATAATTTGTTGATGCTTTGACAAGATTTTCAGTGAGTgagaaatgttaaataaaaatattgaccaaagtaaacagtctgttaatgttttaccaatgcaatgccagttttgtacacatagaccctgaagatgtttactcaaactaattctatggtaaaatacacatcttaaaataaattgcaggccaacatcagtacagttgttttgttattgttgttttaacaatatacatatcATTGTCCCATGCTTTTCCTGACAGGGGACAACTTGAAGCATCTATCATACACTTATAAGTTCATTCaggaataatgtttaaaaatacaaaatcttaAAAGAGAAATAGgacaatctgtcaaaaaagtaCAGAATCAAAACTGCACAGAGTCAAATTAACCTTTAcatgatcttttaaataaataattaattgcaaTACTTGTAATACTCATGCCTTTTCCCCGGCTCTTTAAGCACTTTAGTGCCTGAATCTTTAGTTTATTACTTTATctcaccaatttgtgttgctgtaattctTCAATATCATGAAAGACATTAAAGATTCATCATGTTTTTAAAGGCTGATTaccttaaatatatatttgttcaattattgcactttcttaagtacaataacatttggttaagtgcctaacattaaataaattcaaaggagTAACCCAGTACCCTGTAAATCACACATATTTTCCCCTGTGCAATTTCTGGAGAAAGACCTGCATTGCTGATACAGTAGTGCAtgtccttgttttgttcaatgtcaatatcattattcaggatattcagaaggttcagcaatgcatcaaagtacacacatttaaacatgaTTACATATAACAAGATTTTTTAGGTATTCTTCGCAAGTGTAGAGGATGAGTTTAATAATAGAAAGCAATACGAGAAAAAGGGATGGTGGGGTGTAAAAATTCGAATTTccttaattaatactttttatgcccccggatcgaatgatcgggggtatattgtttttggcctgtctttctgtctttctgtctgtcattctgtcccaaaactttaaccttacagtaaagtttttcaataactttcgaaagattgaacatagcaacttgatatttggcatgtatgtgtatctcatggagctgcacattttgagtggtgaaaggtcaaggtcatccttcaaggtcaaaggtaaaaaaattcaaacttttataaagtaaagttttgcaataacttttgaaatattgaacatagcaacttgatatttggcatgcacgtgtatctcattgagctgcacattttgagtggtaaaaggtcaaggtcatccttcaaggtcaaaggtcaaaaatttaaaactttacatagtaaagttttgtaataacttttgaaataatgaacatagcaacttggtattcggcatgcatgtgtatctcatggagctgcacattttgagtggtgaaaggtcaaggtcatccttcaaggtcaaatgtcaaaaatttcaaactttaagatagttaagttttgcaataacttttgaaatattgaacatagcaacttcatatttggaatgcatgtgtatctcatggagctgcacattttgagtgatgaaaggtcaaggtcatcctccaaggtcaaaggtcaacaatttaaaacttttttcactattgaagatagcaaattgatatatggcatgcatgtgtatctcatggagctgcacattttgagagatgaaaggtcaaggtcatccttcaaggtcaaatatcaaatttatggcgtctgtccgtctgaaaacttttccattggtcataactttttcaatattgaagatagcaacttgatatttggcatgcatgtgtatctcatggagctgaacattttgagtggtgaaaggtgaaggcgaagttcatccttcaaggtcaaatgtcaaatatatggcgtctgtctgtctgaaaagtTTAACAtcggtcataacttttttaatattgaagatagcaacttgatatttgcatgcatgtgtatctcatgaagctgcacattttgagtagtggaagttcaaggttaaggtcatccttcaaggtaaaaaaaaaacaaaaaataattcaaaggggcattctcatgaagctgcacattttgagtggtggaagttcaaggtcaaggtcatccttcaaggtcaaggtcatccttcaaggtcaaacaaaaattcaaagctgAGTTATCAtgaaggtgcacattttgagtggtggaagttcaaggccaaggtcatccttcaaggtcaaggttatccttcaaggtcaaatgtcatttttttttattcaaagcagctttataatgaagctgcacatttcgagcgGTTGATGTTCATGGTCacggtcatctttcaaggtcatccttcaaggtcaaaggtaaaaaaatatatttcaaagcggcgttctcatgaagctgcactttttgagtggtggaagtttcaaggtcaaggtcatccttcaaggccaaaggtaaaaaaaatttttttttaattcaaagcggtgcactagagggcattgtgtttctgatgaacacatctcttgtttctttcatacacttgcatacttttccataaataataaatgattaaaataaaaaggaaaacacaacttgacttttaatgtttaatccctcatgttcagctttatttatttttcaacatacaataccataccaatagcatatttttgagtctcttttcaatttaaacaacaataaatatacatgcacatgcaagCACTTCAAGATTAAAATattctagcattaaaatttgatctCACCATTTTATCTATATGAATGCTATTCATAATCATGAATTCTATTATTATGAATGGGTACATAATAttgcactgataaatgtaaacattgattggAGTGAagtttattaattaaacaataaatgtgttaatttactaattacttttatattgtaataattacaattaacttattaagataataaatgtttatggtatttttgtttaaaaaatatataatttatattgtgaataatttgtatatggggcctattgtaccacaagctgtttcagAATATGCTTggaattataaaactttaaacaaatttcatgatacatgtacattacattaaGAATGGTTCTAAATCAAATCTTagatatttatcaaaattaaagataACACATATATCCTAGTTAACCTGTTTAAAGGAAAGTGTAAGACAATTTGACCTCTTTCCAATTAGGTTGACTGGAAAGTATTCTCTCTTGAAATACAAGGGAAGGAATTAAGAATTCAGCAACGTtaagcatttcatttatcataatttattatatctGTAAGTGGCAATAAGACCTTGAACTGCAGTTTATACATTTATAGTGTTAAAGCATTGTGAACAAAAACAATCATCTActattctacatgtacatgtaggttaGTCAATTTACTCAGAACTTGATATAAATGACCAATAGTATGATCCCACAATGGTGGCAGTTCCAAATTAGCAAGTTACCGATAACCATTAATAGTGATCAAgaaattaactacatgtttattaattgtacacatgtaaacagcaTAATCCTAGACACTGGCCCTGAAAGCCAGGGGTAAAAGATTCGAGTTCCGGATTGGCTGTACAATTGTCCCATCCTGCAACATTTTGTGCCCAATGTGGAACCATGGCGCAATCTATTCTCAACAAAATCTGTTCATGGTTTGAATGGATCAGGTTTACAATGATCCCAGTGACTTGAATTCTCGAAAAAAATCCAGATTGGCAGAGGAGAATGTTAGTGCACAAACTTAGTGATTGTCACTAAACGAGAGATGTTTTTTGGCATATGATTAGCTCAATCAGAAAAGCAAGTGGTCCCTGGTTAAaatcccggactggctgcacaattttctcatcctgtgtcatctaaacataaaataccatagtATATTTACAATGCCCAGTATTTATTATGCTTGAgcattaattatgtgtataatttttaccacatgagtttgaaattctataccTGAAGCTAATCTTatggcaaaataataaaaatagacccctatatagttagtctatatactatataagtatataggggtctagtttttattatttagccattagattattaGCTTCATGAATagtttcaaactcctgtgattttTACTGAAAAGCATTAACAGCAAAATATTGAACAAGCACAGAAGTagcatttcttaaataattaataGTGCTTGGTAAGTATTATGACACATAAAATAAAGTTGATAAGCAATATTTCAGCAATACACttgcaaatttgtaaatgtgATATAATTATCGAATGTTACACCTTACGTACTACAAGTCTTTATATGTACcggcactttatgtaccactatctgacactttatgtaccatatatataatatatatagaaaataatatatggtttaatatgaatgtgttaaattaaatttattttgtgtgatattatttatgaatttagacttatatattgccatatattatatttttttgccagattgtctaagtgtcagtGAATGTCTTAGTGTAATTTATTAGGCCAAgtacccgtctgtagatctgccgtggaatcatatggattTCTATGGAAAttgttagatggaattccgtggagtattggcactaactttccatccgattccatgcaatcaatggaaaagtgaaaaaaaaacagaagggggacttgatatgggatggaattccataaaatgccgtggaattccatagaattccgtggtattccatataatgccgtggaattccatagaatgccgtggaattccatagaatgccgtggaattccatagaatgccgtggaattccatagaacaccatggaattccatagaacgccgtggaattccatggaatgccgtggaattccatagaatgccgtggaattccatagaatacCGTGGAATTCCTTGAAAAGCTATGGaaattaataaaaagctggaataaaatagaaaaaaaaacagattatagatcaaaggcat from Dreissena polymorpha isolate Duluth1 chromosome 1, UMN_Dpol_1.0, whole genome shotgun sequence carries:
- the LOC127864792 gene encoding uncharacterized protein LOC127864792; translation: MAASGISRNSYVVKYYCCTICEKERSVEIDADFYCEKCLKYFCRTCINSHRQHGWWFYKKSPYGKDEIMKWPLSKKMETSLLACAIHKGEKLTNYCTDHNHLCCSKCVELNHRRCLQVTPLPLAATGKSTDFKNLSVSTENALSQLKYYETYQKDRMKSLKVSYKEHESLIVDGLRLEIMSFLLQCETSTVNRTHEHMQYTVIDMREKIKYLLADFEKSTIKEKKEELNLKQAPLKVVTNSCIRLHYELFHLHVAIPKVLDKPELSFIASTKCLENIQQSDIFIKENFSNKVFTVNGKSVHNVKMPSDSFTCDILAVCALPNGQVLVADRFNVKVKLLNQLYRVVSHLDVKQKQLGMCLITPSEVAVAGHDEVQFITVSHSQLAKGRKLKLQYRCCGIAHHQGDLYICSPTALYKFTLSGKLVCRLFEDTSADYTGKNHGGFILITCVICTEIF